The proteins below are encoded in one region of Nitrospira sp.:
- a CDS encoding membrane protein, giving the protein MVYSGSFHGDFQFDDYSTILNNPHYADWSTFVEHVGHIVRPVLSLTFLVDRTLYGSSPTGYHILNLLLHLGSGILVYLILTRAVVGEGSQLPVCTALLFLIHPLQTETVTYISGRASGLMAFLYLLAFFLYVKASESQHDENFRRIYLSGAVVAGLLAISSKETAVTLPMALALWDVLIRRLQGPSLREAFLSSQLPFWILLVFAGGWAWSHPRYSYLVEFSFQLRPVLDNVLSEAHAIVYALLLFVSPSNQNFDHDLPELHSLVQWPLPFDLLVIGILLAATILMARRLPLFSFGTGWFLLQLLPTSLVPRADLLSERNLYLASIGLFLAFIVLAAAALIWCQEQMKPPRLVSMVGATAALVVVVGLCTMTAHRNTFYRDQLALWSDTVTKSPHKARPHNNLGHAYALEGEWDRAIDEFRLAVQLDHAYVLAQSNLRHAYLHRVGRE; this is encoded by the coding sequence TTGGTCTATTCCGGCTCGTTCCACGGCGATTTTCAATTTGATGACTATTCGACAATCCTCAACAATCCGCACTATGCCGACTGGAGCACGTTTGTCGAACATGTCGGACATATCGTCCGTCCCGTCTTGTCGTTGACGTTCCTCGTCGATCGCACACTGTACGGTTCCTCGCCAACCGGCTATCACATCCTGAATCTGCTGCTCCACCTTGGGTCGGGCATCTTGGTCTACCTCATACTCACGCGAGCCGTCGTGGGCGAGGGTAGTCAACTGCCTGTGTGCACCGCACTGCTGTTTCTCATCCATCCCCTGCAAACCGAAACCGTGACCTACATTTCCGGTCGGGCATCAGGTTTGATGGCGTTCTTGTACCTTCTTGCCTTCTTCCTGTACGTCAAGGCGTCAGAATCGCAACATGACGAGAACTTCCGCCGAATCTATCTCTCAGGCGCCGTCGTCGCCGGGCTCCTGGCGATCAGCTCGAAAGAAACGGCTGTGACGCTTCCGATGGCATTGGCGCTCTGGGACGTTCTTATCAGGAGACTTCAAGGCCCTTCCCTTCGCGAAGCATTCCTCTCATCCCAGCTTCCATTCTGGATTCTTCTCGTCTTCGCGGGAGGCTGGGCTTGGAGTCATCCGCGCTATTCCTATCTCGTGGAATTCAGCTTTCAACTGCGGCCTGTATTGGACAACGTACTGAGCGAGGCTCATGCCATTGTCTATGCTCTGCTGTTGTTCGTTTCTCCCTCGAATCAGAACTTCGACCATGACCTGCCTGAACTTCACTCATTGGTTCAATGGCCGTTGCCATTCGACTTACTCGTCATCGGAATACTTCTCGCCGCCACCATCCTCATGGCCCGCCGTCTTCCCTTGTTTTCCTTCGGCACCGGATGGTTCTTGCTGCAGCTTCTCCCCACAAGCCTTGTTCCGCGTGCAGACCTCTTGAGCGAACGCAACCTCTATTTGGCATCCATCGGGCTGTTTCTCGCATTTATCGTGCTTGCCGCTGCGGCCCTGATTTGGTGTCAGGAACAGATGAAGCCACCTCGGCTGGTTTCAATGGTCGGCGCCACCGCCGCCCTTGTCGTCGTGGTTGGGCTCTGTACGATGACCGCTCACCGCAATACATTCTATCGGGACCAGCTTGCTCTCTGGTCAGATACTGTCACGAAATCGCCTCACAAAGCTCGTCCTCATAACAACCTGGGCCATGCCTATGCCTTAGAGGGCGAATGGGACAGGGCCATCGATGAATTTCG